The DNA sequence CAACTGTTCTCTTTTTTACAACTTTAGCTTTTGTTATTGGTTTAAGGGCCAATTAAAATTTTAATAATGCAACATGGAAATGAACAAAATATTCTTTTCAAAATTTAGTTAAAAATTTAAATAATAGAGTACAATGAAATTATTTCATAAGCTCTTTTTCATTAAATAACTCAGGAGAACAATGATGTTCAATGAAACAACAAAAACACAACGAACAATTATGGCAGTTACCGCTGTAATTGCCGGCATTTTTATGATGTATATTATGCCAACACAAGGCATGCGAACATTAAAATTTGCATTGGAAAATGTTATGGAAAGGTTAATTCCTTTTGATCCAGATTTTTACCCTGCTGTGCCAATTTTAGGAGCAACTTATAGTATTTGGATGGTAGTATTGTGGTTAGGCGGTGCTTTGGCTATTGTAATTGCAAAAAATGTGTATGATGGTAAGGAATGGGCAAGAAGTACTATGTTAGGACTTGCTGCTATTCCTTCAGTTGCTGGAATGACAATGTGGATACCTTGGATGGTATTGGTAGTCTCAGATTATTCAAAAGGTCCTGTTGCAGGTATTTTACCTCCACCAGCTGGCATATCACCAGCAGCACCAGTTTTGTGGACAATGGTATTTGGGCTTTTATTCTATTATATATTTTTATTAGCAGATAATGATACAATAAAAAACAAAATTATTAAGATTATTCCTTATACATTTTTGGGTGTTGTGGCAGGTATGGTTTTTATGAATGGCCAACACGGCGTTCGCTATTTTATCTTTATACCAGAATATTTAACTCATACATCTTCGTTTGATCCGCTTGGCAATTTCTTTACAAATTTAGATCACTATGATGCACTTGCTTTAGTAACAACTTCACAAGCTCAAATTAATGCAGGAGAATTAGCAAAAACAAAAGAGGCTATATATAATCCAAACACACTTACTTTGCTTCTTGGTGGGTTTATGAACTATGCATCTTCATATTTAATGATAATTGCAATACCATTTTTAGCAATGAAGAAAAAATTTGGATATTACACAGTGCTTACAACAGCTTTGGCAACGGCTCTAATTGGATTTGATGGGTATTTTGTAAGAAATTCTTTTGAATGGTTAGTCGGTGGACTTATGTCATTAGCATTATTTGGAATGTTTTTGCTTCCAATATTTAAAAATTTATTTATTGATTCCAATGTTCGTGAAAAATAAAACTAATTAATTCTTAAATAATATGAGACTGTTTAGCAATGAGAACATAATAGAAAGAAAAGGCTCCTTCTATATCTTTGTTCAAATTCTAAACAGTCTTTTTATGGAGTTTAGTATGAGAAAAATTATAATCATTTCAACCTTATTGTTAATTACTTCAAATATTTTTGCTCAAAAAGCAGATCAAATGATTGGAGTTACAGCAGGACAGTTGGCGCTTGGTGGAAGCGTAGTTGCTGATCCGATAGATGCTCCTTCAATGCTATATAATCCTGCTGCAATTGGTGTTTTGGAAATTAATAAAATTGGATTTGATGTTAGTTTGGGATTTGTAAATCCACCAAGAGAAATCAAAAGTGCAATAGGTACGCCACTTGAAAAAAACACGGAAAGTAATTCAAATTATTATTTGGGAATGGGAAATGGTTTTGCTGCAAAAATTACTGATAAAATAATTGTTGGGGTTGCAGCCGGTGGTGTTTCCGGAATGGGAGTAGATTTTCCTTCTTCAACTTTAGTTGATAATCCAACCACTCCTTTTCCCGAAAATGTTTCTGTAGTTTCAAAAAAAGGGCTGCTTAAAATTGTACCTACTATTGCTTACAAAATTAATAACGATCTAACAATTGCTGCATCTATTCAAATTGCACAACAATCCTTATCATTAAAAACTCCAGCATTCATTCTTCCACAAACAGAAAATTATGGTTTTGGTGGCAGCTTTGGTTTAATATACAAAGCACTTCCTAATTTACAATTAGGATTATCATATACATCTGAAATAAATATTAGCGAATATGAATTCAATGGTACAAGCTTACACCCAATGGCTGGTGGCGATGGTGTATATCTTTTTGATATGGATAGTCCGCAAAATGTTGCATTCGGTATAGCGTTTAAACCAATGTCTAAATTACAAGTTGAAGCTGATTTAAAGTGGTATAATTTCTCTTCTGTATTAGATAAAATAGATTTAACTACTCCATCCGGTTTGGTGATTCCAGTTAACTTTGGTTGGGAAGATCAAATGGTTTATTCAATTGGAGCAAAATTAAATGCTAACGAATGTATGACAATTATGGCTGGTTATTCTTATGGGGCAACTCCAATTACAGAAGAAAATGTTGGAAACAATCTTGGATCAATTGCTGTTGTTGAACATCATATTTCAATTGGTCTAAAACGGGCATGGAATGACAATTTGTCTTCAACCATTTCTTTCACTCACGGCTTGCATAATGAATTAGAATCGAGTGTAGCACCATTAAATATTGCGGCAAGTCAAAATATAGTTTTCTTCCAATTTGGTTATAGGATGTAATATTAATTTGTTAAATAAGAGTCAGTAATAACTGGCTCTTATCATATTAATTTGAAGTTTATTAGGAGAAACAGATGTCATCAAATATAAAAATATTTAATAGATTCAAATTTATTTTGTTAATTGGAATTTTTATTTCTAATACATTCCATGCACAGCGTGAAATAAATAAAAGTGATACAAATTTTAAGCGGGATTTCTTTAATCAGGTTGAACCAATTAAGTTAATAGACCCAATGGCATATACACTTGGAGCTACAAATGCTGAAGAAGTATATGTGTATTATTATACGGATATAATTGAATATAGCGGTCATTCATGTGCCGCAGTTGCTGGTGCTTATAAAATGACACAATTAGCATTGAATGAGCTTTACAAAGATAAAACTCCCGAACGTGGTGCGATAAGAGTTACCATTAAGGGTGCACCAGATGACAATGTAAATGGACCGATTTCTCAAGTTGTTTCATTTATTACCGGGGCGGCTGGAAATACTGGATTTAAAGGAATGAAAGGAAAGTTTAGTCGATATAATTTATTAGAGTACGATTTAAATAATAAACCAACTGAAGATGTACTAGCAGAAATAATTTTTGAACGAATTGATACAAAACAAAAAGTTTGTGTTTCCTATAAAGCAAGCGCAATTCCCACAAATCCGGAAATGACAAAATTAACACCATTGATTATTAGCGGTAAGGCTTCAACCGAAGAAATAATAAATTTTGGTGATCTTTGGCAAGAAAAAGTACGTATTGTATTGTTAGAAACACCTAACGAAGCATTTATTATAAAAAAGTTAGAATAATATAAAATCAAAAGTGTAGATAAGTGCTAAATAAATTCAAACCATCAATTAAAAAAAAGTATCTAATATTAATCTCTGGATTATTATGGAATGGTGCTGGGATTTTTCTAAATGTGATTGCACTAAGATGGATAACGCAATTATCTAAGATGCAGATTTTCACTTCTTATGTTGTTGGCATTTTTCTTGGACTTTCAATTTCAAAATTTGGTTTCAGCAAACTTGCAAAAAAAAATATAATAAGAATCAATTCATATTCAGAAACAGTTTGTGTTTTTGCATTTCAAAGATGGAAAATGTACTTCCTAATAGTATTTATGATGAGTTTAGGAATTTTCATGCGCACAACATCATTAATTCCTAAATATCTACTTCTTCCGATTTATGTTGGTATTGGTACAGCATTATTCATTTCCAGCTTTGTTTATTATTATAATTTTGTAAAACATATCGGCAATAAAGTATGAAAACAATTAATAATTTTCTATTACTTAAAATTTCCGTTCTTCTTATAGTAAATATTTCTGTAAAAGCTCAAACAGAATTAACTGGTTTTTTTGATGTAATTAGTACTCAAAATTTTGCTTCAAAAAGTTCACACCAATTTCAAATAAACCAATTTGAGCTTGATGTAAGCTATGCACACCAAACAAATTTTTCTGTTGGAACCGCTGTTGCTCTTAACAATGAATCAGAAAAAATGGAATTGGCTATGGCATTTGTTCATTATAGTTTTAATGATGGACCAGCTTTGCATCCAAGAAGAAAAGAAACTTATGATCATACTGCATTATTGTTTGGTAAATTTGATATACCTTTTGGATTAGATTATTTGTCTTTTGCCTCATCAGATAGATTAACTATTACCCAACCGCTTGTTATAGAAAAAACCATTGGGGGATGGAACGATATCGGTATTGATTTCCATATTTTTCATGGCAATTTCAAATTTGATATTTGGGCTATTAATGGTTTTTCTGACGGTGTAAATTTAGGCGGTAATGTTAGATATACAATATTCCCATCTATTGAAATTGGAGCTTCACATTCTTCCGAAATAATAAAATTGAACAATTCAAATAAATGGATAAATGGAATTGATTTACAGTTAAACTCAAAGATATTCCAATTTCAATCCGAATACTTATGGACGAAAGGAATCTATGAAGGAACCAAAGATACTATGATGATTGATGATATTCATCATGGGGTTTATTTTCAACTTATAACAGAACTCATAGAATGGACTTTAATGCCAATTTATCTAAGCTTAAGATTTGACGCTTGGCAATCTGAATTGGATAGAGATTTTGATGGTGCTGATGATTGTCAAAATAGATATACAGCAACTTTTGGATATAGAATACATGATAATCTTTCTTTCAAGATAGAAATTTTATCAAGTCAATTAGAAAACTATAAACGAGAGCATAAAGCAATATTACAAGCGGTTGTTAGCTTTTAGAATTTTGAATAAATTATTTGGGAAATTAAATGCAGAAAATATTTTTTATATCCGCTGCAATTTTAGGCGGTTTAGCTGTAGCAATTAGTGCTTTTGGTGCTCATGGCGGTGCTGATATTGTAGTTCAAAATAATGCTTTGGTAACTTTTGGCAAAGCTGTACGCTACCAAATGTACCATTCATTAGTTCTTTTTGTTGTTTCTTTTGCTTTAGGCATTTGTAAATCGCAAACCAAGTCTCTTAATATTTCTGGAATATTATTCCTACTTGGAATAATATTTTTTTCAGGTAGTCTATTCTTAATTTCATTTACAGGTTTAAAAATGGGTTATATAACTCCAATTGGCGGAACAGCATTGGTTGGCGGATGGTTCACTTTAGCATATGCTGGATACAAAGTGAAACTTAAATAAATATTTGTTTAAAATAACTTTAACAAAAATAGAAATTATGTTTATACACAATTTTCCTAATTGAGGAGATAATATGAATCTATTTGACAAAACTGTTCTTCTACTAACAGGTTTTTCAGCTATTTATCTTATTGTAAGATTATACCAAGATTTTAATTCAAAGGAATTAAAGCCAAGACACAATATTCCATACATTGTTTCTTTCACTGTATTATTAATTTCAGGATTACTGCTTATCATTTTTGGTTGGGATATTTTACCACAACCGGAAATAATTGTTGTTACAACTCTAATTCCAATGGGGCTTGCAGTTGGATTAGTTTGTGAATTCCACAAAGAAAAATTAGGTAAATCTTATAAAATTATTGCATTGTTTGGATTAATCTCTATTATTCTCACAAGATTTATTCCAGATGTTCCAAGAGGTTTACAAGTTTTTGCAATTGCCTCTGTTCATTCTATTTTTGGATTAACTGTGTTTCTTATTCCAATAATTGCAATAAGAATGGGCAAAGCTCCAAATGGATTTATCTTTGTAACTATTGGCGAAATATTAATTGGTCTCGGTGGAATTGCGTTGACATTTCTAAAGTCTGATAAACAATTATTATTTTTTTCTCCGGAATTTGTTATGATGATTTTAGCTGCTCTGCTTTTATTGATGACTTTGGCTTTTACTTGGGGCTTTATGAAAAAAATAAAATTTAATAACTTTTCTAACAATCAGAATAATTAAAATGATTACTGAAATTCATTTCCTAAATTCTTTAATGCCTCTGTTATATTTATCAACAGCAATAGTTTACTTTTATGACCTCATATTTGAAGGAAGTAAATTTTATAATTCAAAAAGAGTTTTTTTATTTATTACTGTGTTTATTCACATAATCTATTTATCACTAAGAATTATAAAGTTTCAACATGCTCCAATTACAAACAAATTTGAAATCTTAACACTTATATCGCTTTGTCTTTCCATTTCTTACTTTATCTTGGAACTATTAACTGATTTTAGCCGAACTGGTTTATTACCTATTATATTTTCGTTTCTTTTTCAATTAATCTCTTCAATATTTATTTCAGATCAAATTAATATTCCGGCAATACTTAGCAGCACTGTATTAGGTGCACATGTTATTGGTTCTGTTTTGGGATATTCAAGTATTACTATTGCTACAATCTATAGTATTGTTTATTTATTACAATACTATAATCTGAAAAACAACAAGTTTAGTTTGATATACAGAAAAATGCCAAATTTGGAAGTTCTTGAAAAACTTATTTACAATTCATTTGTTATAGCTTTTATATTCCATTCAATTTCTATTATTGTTGGATTAAGATATGCATATACAGTGCTGCCTAATTTTCAAATATTCGATCCAAAATTTATTATCTCAATGCTGATATGGTTTATTTTTATTGTAGGTATTTCACTGAAAATTTTCAAAAAGTTATTTGGGAAGGGGATAATAAAAATAGTTCTAATTATCTTTTGTTTAATTCTAATCTCTTTATTTATACCAAATAATTTTATGAACAGTTTTCATATTTTTTATTAATTAAAAATAAACAGGATTTTACAAAAAAATAATGATCTAAATATTGATGTTTATGAAATTTTTTTTTTGATTAGTTTAACATTTTCTCTGGATTAAGTTTCCCTATATCAATACATAATCAATTAATTATTTAAATATTTCGAAAAATATTTTTATTTAAGTAAATAATTGAAAAATAGATGGCTTAATAAATAAAAAAATATACGAGTACATTATTCCATTCGTTGTATTACTTGTTTTCTGCCTTATTCAACAGTATTGTTTCCGGCAAATATTATTTCTAAAAAATACAATCAGTATTGGTTAATGGTTTATAACTTAATTGAAAAGATAAAAGAAAACTATTATCAAAAAAAATATAAATTATATAAAGTAACTGTGAAAAATAATCCAATCAAATATTAATCTGATTTATTAAAAATGCTCAAATTGACAAAAGCAGATTTTTAAATTACTTTTATTCATTTTTTCGAGAATTAGAATTCTTTAACATATCCAACATTGTTAAACTACTTATCATGCAATTATTCCAGAATTCAGTAAAACCTTCTACCCAGAAAGTCGGTATCATTCCATCATCTTTTTGAGTGTTAACAAGGCTATTAGCAAGTGCTAGAGCTTTTTCGTAATAAATAATTTCATTAGTTTTTTTATATGCAAGAAAAAAAGTATTTATCATTTGAACAGCACTTGCATCAATTGGAACGTAACAATTATATTGTTCAAGAACTGCTGGTGTATGCCATTGATTTGAGGAATTCGCCCAATTATCATAAATATTTGGATTTTCCCAAACGACAAACTGATCCTCGCAAAAAGCAATTAATTCTTTAGCTAAATTAATGTTTAAGGAATCTTTAAAATTATTTAGAAGATATTGTGCAAACCATGATGCCTCATATTTGGTGAGATTTTGATAAGGTTTAACTGCAGCCACATCTTCAAATTGTCCAGTCCAATTAAAAGTTTTAACCGGATTTTCCCAAATCCAATTAATTGCCTTATCTATTAGCTTTTGATATTGAGAAAGTTTATAATTTTTGACAAATAAATTAAGAAAATCTGTGATTTTGATTGGAACGCAAAGTTCATCAGTAACCGGCTGACCCGTTTTCTTTTCTATTCTAATATTCCATGTTCCGGATGCAAGTTGTGTCATTAAATATGTATCTGCAATACGTTTTGCGGCTTCAAAATATTTCTCGTCCTTTGTTCTTTCGTAAAGTTCAAGAAATGATTTTCCAGTTGCCGCTGGTTCAGTCATAATAATTTCATTCCCAAATTTCCCCGCTGTCAGATTATTTCCTTCATAAACTTGAGGAAAAAATTCCAATGGATTACCTTTTGTTTCGGCGTTTTGAATTAAATAATCTGCTGCTATTTTTGCTATTATTAAAGATGTATCATTTTCGGGAAAATGCTTATTGAACAATAGCATAGCATTTATAACACTTCCTACTTCGAGCGCAGAATAGCAATACAATTTGTGTTCATCGTGGTTTGGTTTGTTTGTAACTAACCACTGTTTTATATGAGATTGGTTGTAAATAAAATGTAATCCTTTTTCAAGTGCAACTTTGAATGGGTATTTTGCTTTTGGATAAGGCGGTGAAAAAGAGGCTGATTTATGAAACAAACGACTTCCAGCAAGCACGTAATCTTTTTCATCATTACTAACAGCTTCAACTTTTAAGTAAACTTCTCCATTTGGTAGGTAGTTCCAAATTGGGGTTAAAGGTTCATAAGGAGTCTGTGCAGTAAAAATATATTCATTCTTATCTTTAAATGAGAATGCAGTATATTTATAATATTTTGGATAAGGTACTATCCAACTCGAATTATTAAAATTAAACGATGGTGCATAAATAAACATTTTTGCTTTTTCATTCCAGAAATGTTGATTATCAAAGCCACCGGGGCGAATAGGCATTAATGATTCTCTTTTACTTTGCTCACCGAACAACTTATGATCTGGTTCCATTTGTGCAAAGGAAACAATTGAAATTATGTAAAATATGAGAATTGTAATTTTATTTATTTTAGTTTTCATAAGTATAAAAATTAATTTTTGAAAAAATAACAAACAAAGACTTTGTTTATTTGCTCAAGTTAACATTTTTTATAAGCCGTTATATCGGATTGGATACTCTAGTTTTTTCTCATTCACAATTAGCTTAAGTTGTGGGTTAATAAAACGAAATATAATTGTTTCAAAGGTTTTTTAGTTCAATGAATAATTAGACGGCAAGCTTGAGTAATTTATTTTTAATGCATAATCAACAAACATATGCATATAAAATCCTTCTTTACTGAAAGTACCGTCTATTCTTAAAATTAGGTTGTTCATAAAAATCTTTAGCCATCACCAGCATTCAAATTAATATCTGGGAGAAAGACTTCAAATGTTTACTTATGCAAGATACGAGTTTCTTAGTCATGAATTGCTGATGAAAAAAATTTTAGTAAAACATTTAAAAATAGATTAATTACTGTAAAAACCATTTGAATGATTTTAACTTATTCACTCCTAAGTGCATTAATAGGATCGAGTAATGATGCTCTATGTGCTGGATAAACTCCGAAGAATAAACCAATTGTCATTGAAAAACCAAATGATAATATAATTGAGGTTAATGAGACGACTATACTCCAGTTAAAAATATGTTTTATTGCAAGTGCAGCAATCACCCCAATTAATATTCCTATTATTCCTCCGCCTATACTTAGAAAAGATGACTCGAATATAAATTGTGTTCTTATATCTTTCCTTCGTGCACCGACTGCCATTCGTAAACCAATCTCGTTCGTTCTTTCTCTAATTGACAAAAGCATAACTGCAAGAATACCTATCCCGCCTACAATTAATGAAACACCGGCAATACTTGCAGTTAATGCAGTAAAAGTATTACTCGTTTCTTTTTGTGCTTCAATCAAATCAACTTGGTTTTGAATTGTAAAGTCATCCGGTTTATTTTTTTTATCTAACTTATGCATCTCATGTAATATTTCCTGAACTGTTGTTACGGTCATTTCCATATTTTCTTGTTTATCAATCTCCAAATAAATGGTGTTTATATAGGTTTGATTAAATACTCTTCTTAATGCAGTTCTTATCGGTATAATTATCTGATCGTCCTGATCTGTTCCGTACATATCAACACCTTTTGATTCAAGCACACCGATTACCGTAAACGGAACTTTGCCAATTCTAATAGTTGAATTAATCGGATCATCATTTCCAAAAATATTTTTAACTACACCTGCGCCGAGTACCGCAACTCTCATTGAAGCTTTGTCTTCCATATCCGTAAAAAAAACGCCCTTATCAATATTAAAGTTTCTCACAGAAGTAAAGTTTGAAGTTGAACCTACAACGGTTGTGTTTGTACTTAAATTGCCAAACTTAACCAACAGCTTGTTAGCTTGAATTGGTGCTGCACCAATAACCGAACTTGCATTTATTTCAATTGCATCAATGTCTTTCAATGTTAAAGTTGTTACATTTCCCCTAAACTGTCTGCCTCCCGTTGTTTTAATTTCTCCGGCATTAACTATAACTAAATTGGTTCCCATAGCCTCAATTTTCGAGACAACTTCCTCTTCTGCTCCGTTTCCTATAGCAATCATTATAATTACAGCGGAAACTCCAACTATAATTCCAAGAAGAGCAAGAATTGTTCTAAGTTTATGAGCGAATAGTGTCTTCTGTGATATTTTTAAACTTCTATAAACTTTCATTTTATTTTATTAAATAAGTCTAGGATCTCAACGCTTCAATTGGATCAAGAGACGATGCTCTTTTTGCCGGCTGCATTCCGGCAATTAATCCAACCAGACTTGAGAATATTATTCCGGTTAGAATTCCTTCCCACGAATAAGAAGCTGGCATATCAGTAATAAGGCTTATAATTTTTGCCCCAATAAAACCTAAAACAATTCCAAGGATTCCGCCAATAAAAGTTACTGTTATGGTTTCTATTAAAAACTGTTTTTGAATGTCTTTACTGCGAGCACCAACTGCTTTACGTAAACCAATTTCGTTTTTTCTTTCACTAACAGAAATCAACATTATGTTTGTTATAACAAATCCACCGGCTATTAGTGAAATTCCCGCTACAAGTACAAGAAACAAATTAAAAGTACCGGAAACTTTTTCTGCAAACTGTGTTACTTCGGTCGGTGTTATTATTCTAAAATCATCTGGTTCACCTTCAGCCAATTTATGACGTTCTCGCAAAATTGATTTAATATCTATTGATGTGTTGCTAATATTTTCGATTGATTCTAGTTCTACTTTTATTCCGGATAAATAATCTATATTTGCAGTTCTTCGCATCAGTGTTTGTAATGGAATCATTATTCTATTATCCATATCGCCGCCGCCCGGACTTGTGCCACGCGGTTGTAATATCCCGATAACTTCAAAAGGTACATCACCAATACGTATTTGTTCACCTATAGGATTTATTTCTCCGAATAATTCTTTTTGTACCGTAGGTGCTATAACACAAACACGTGCACTTCGTGAATCATCTTCATATGAAATAAACCTACCTTCACTAACATCAATATCCCAAACCGAAATATATGAAGGTGTGATTCCCTGGACTGAAGGATTTGAAGACAGCTCTTGATATTTAACGACTGTGCCTGGCATTCGACTGAAGGGTGATAAATCAATAATGTTTGAAACTTGTGAAACGAGAGCTTCTGCATCTGAAAGTTTTAATGTTGTTGTAGGTGCTTCTGATTCATTTCCCATTAATTGAGTTCCGCCACCAGAAAATACCATTATACTTTCAAATCCAAATTTCTTTACTCGTTCCATAACGCGTTCTTCTGCTCCAAGTCCGACCGATATAACCATCGTAATAGCCATTATACCAATAACAATTCCCACCATCATAAAGAAGGTACGCATTTTATTTTTGCTTAAGCCTCTGAAAGCAGTTTTAATTATTCTTTCTGTTTTCATTGTTTCACCTCAGCATTCTTCCCGATTGTTAATAACTCATCCTTTGCTTGACGAATATTTTCATTTTTTTCATCGCTTACGATTTTTCCATCGGTAATTTTTATAATTCTCTCAGCATATTCAGCTATATCCGACTCGTGAGTTACAATTACAATTGTAACACCGGTTTTATTTAATTCCTGGAAAAGATTCATTATCTCATAGCTTGATGTTGTATCAAGATTACCAGTAGGTTCATCAGCAAAAATTATTTCGGGCTCATTAACTAAAGCTCTGGCTATAGCCACTCTTTGTTGCTGTCCGCCCGAAAGTTCACTTGGTTGATGATCTAATCTTTCTCCTAATCCTACCTTAGTTAAAGCAGTCTTAGCAAGATCGGTTAAATTATCTCTATCAGAATATATCAACGGAAGTTCCACATTTTCCAATGCGTTAGTTCTTGGTAATAAATTAAAGGATTGAAAAACAAATCCTATTTTCTTGTTTCTAATCTTAGCAAGAGTTTCATCATCTAATTTATTTATTTCTTCACCATCAAGTAATAATTTTCCTTCAGTTGGTCTATCTAAAAATCCCAAGATGTTCATCAAGGTTGATTTGCCAGACCCGGAAGTTCCCATTATCGCTATAAACTCTCCTTTGTTCATTTTGAGAGTAACATCATTAAGAGCATAAACTGGAACATTATTATTCTTTTGGTAAATCTTTTTTAGGTTAATTGCCTGTACTACTGAATGCATAATTTATAACTCCTGTTTTTTTTTCCTTTCAAATTTTGATCTTAACATCAATTATTAAATATCATCACATGCAAAATTTATTTACAACATTTATAAATATTTAATCCAATAAGACTGAATAATTTTGCGATATTAATTAAATCACTTTGATTTCATATGTCCTGATTTTTTGATAAGATTTGGCTTATCAATCTCATTGAATTTTTCAAGCTGCTTTTTGTTTAATAATTGTTCAATTTGTTTTATCAGCCCATCAATTTTATTCTGTCTTGCAGAACGTTCCTTCATCATTTTTTCTCGCATTGATGGATCGGGCGTTCCCATTGATTGCATATTTGACCGCATTTTGTT is a window from the Ignavibacteriota bacterium genome containing:
- a CDS encoding outer membrane protein transport protein; its protein translation is MRKIIIISTLLLITSNIFAQKADQMIGVTAGQLALGGSVVADPIDAPSMLYNPAAIGVLEINKIGFDVSLGFVNPPREIKSAIGTPLEKNTESNSNYYLGMGNGFAAKITDKIIVGVAAGGVSGMGVDFPSSTLVDNPTTPFPENVSVVSKKGLLKIVPTIAYKINNDLTIAASIQIAQQSLSLKTPAFILPQTENYGFGGSFGLIYKALPNLQLGLSYTSEINISEYEFNGTSLHPMAGGDGVYLFDMDSPQNVAFGIAFKPMSKLQVEADLKWYNFSSVLDKIDLTTPSGLVIPVNFGWEDQMVYSIGAKLNANECMTIMAGYSYGATPITEENVGNNLGSIAVVEHHISIGLKRAWNDNLSSTISFTHGLHNELESSVAPLNIAASQNIVFFQFGYRM
- a CDS encoding DUF423 domain-containing protein; protein product: MQKIFFISAAILGGLAVAISAFGAHGGADIVVQNNALVTFGKAVRYQMYHSLVLFVVSFALGICKSQTKSLNISGILFLLGIIFFSGSLFLISFTGLKMGYITPIGGTALVGGWFTLAYAGYKVKLK
- the ccsA gene encoding cytochrome c biogenesis protein CcsA, whose product is MITEIHFLNSLMPLLYLSTAIVYFYDLIFEGSKFYNSKRVFLFITVFIHIIYLSLRIIKFQHAPITNKFEILTLISLCLSISYFILELLTDFSRTGLLPIIFSFLFQLISSIFISDQINIPAILSSTVLGAHVIGSVLGYSSITIATIYSIVYLLQYYNLKNNKFSLIYRKMPNLEVLEKLIYNSFVIAFIFHSISIIVGLRYAYTVLPNFQIFDPKFIISMLIWFIFIVGISLKIFKKLFGKGIIKIVLIIFCLILISLFIPNNFMNSFHIFY
- a CDS encoding ABC transporter permease, with product MKVYRSLKISQKTLFAHKLRTILALLGIIVGVSAVIIMIAIGNGAEEEVVSKIEAMGTNLVIVNAGEIKTTGGRQFRGNVTTLTLKDIDAIEINASSVIGAAPIQANKLLVKFGNLSTNTTVVGSTSNFTSVRNFNIDKGVFFTDMEDKASMRVAVLGAGVVKNIFGNDDPINSTIRIGKVPFTVIGVLESKGVDMYGTDQDDQIIIPIRTALRRVFNQTYINTIYLEIDKQENMEMTVTTVQEILHEMHKLDKKNKPDDFTIQNQVDLIEAQKETSNTFTALTASIAGVSLIVGGIGILAVMLLSIRERTNEIGLRMAVGARRKDIRTQFIFESSFLSIGGGIIGILIGVIAALAIKHIFNWSIVVSLTSIILSFGFSMTIGLFFGVYPAHRASLLDPINALRSE
- a CDS encoding ABC transporter permease → MKTERIIKTAFRGLSKNKMRTFFMMVGIVIGIMAITMVISVGLGAEERVMERVKKFGFESIMVFSGGGTQLMGNESEAPTTTLKLSDAEALVSQVSNIIDLSPFSRMPGTVVKYQELSSNPSVQGITPSYISVWDIDVSEGRFISYEDDSRSARVCVIAPTVQKELFGEINPIGEQIRIGDVPFEVIGILQPRGTSPGGGDMDNRIMIPLQTLMRRTANIDYLSGIKVELESIENISNTSIDIKSILRERHKLAEGEPDDFRIITPTEVTQFAEKVSGTFNLFLVLVAGISLIAGGFVITNIMLISVSERKNEIGLRKAVGARSKDIQKQFLIETITVTFIGGILGIVLGFIGAKIISLITDMPASYSWEGILTGIIFSSLVGLIAGMQPAKRASSLDPIEALRS
- a CDS encoding ABC transporter ATP-binding protein, translated to MHSVVQAINLKKIYQKNNNVPVYALNDVTLKMNKGEFIAIMGTSGSGKSTLMNILGFLDRPTEGKLLLDGEEINKLDDETLAKIRNKKIGFVFQSFNLLPRTNALENVELPLIYSDRDNLTDLAKTALTKVGLGERLDHQPSELSGGQQQRVAIARALVNEPEIIFADEPTGNLDTTSSYEIMNLFQELNKTGVTIVIVTHESDIAEYAERIIKITDGKIVSDEKNENIRQAKDELLTIGKNAEVKQ